A part of Cystobacter ferrugineus genomic DNA contains:
- a CDS encoding NRDE family protein, with protein MCTLLVFRHVHPEWPLLLAANRDERHDRPAEGPQVLVPSPRVIGGRDLERLGTWMGVTEHGFFVGLTNQRGSANLMRSPYTRGEVVLNALRAGSQEGVEDYLAGLDARRFRPFNLLYGDARRLRVAYARPDAERVHLEDVPPGVHVLSNDVLDSPALPKVPRARALAERLAHQPWPELAGSLQALLADHVLPEHGPDLLPEEGDQPELKEFVRQCQALCIHTPGYGTRSSAILALTPGRVAHYLASDVAPCQGAFRDVTALVSSPPPGTSRRPTS; from the coding sequence ATGTGTACCCTCCTCGTCTTCCGCCACGTCCACCCCGAGTGGCCGCTGCTGCTGGCCGCCAACCGGGACGAGCGCCATGACCGCCCCGCCGAGGGGCCCCAGGTGCTCGTCCCCTCCCCCCGCGTCATCGGAGGCCGGGACCTGGAGCGGCTGGGGACGTGGATGGGGGTGACGGAGCACGGCTTTTTCGTGGGTCTGACGAACCAACGGGGCTCGGCCAACCTCATGCGCTCGCCCTACACCCGGGGGGAGGTCGTCCTGAACGCCCTGCGGGCCGGGAGCCAGGAGGGCGTCGAGGACTATCTGGCGGGCCTGGATGCCCGGCGGTTCCGCCCCTTCAACCTCCTCTATGGAGACGCGCGGCGGCTCCGGGTGGCCTACGCCCGTCCCGACGCGGAGCGGGTCCACCTGGAAGACGTCCCCCCGGGCGTCCACGTGCTGTCCAACGACGTGCTCGACTCCCCGGCGCTCCCCAAGGTGCCACGCGCCCGGGCCCTGGCCGAGCGCCTCGCCCACCAGCCCTGGCCGGAGCTGGCGGGGTCGCTCCAGGCGCTGCTGGCGGACCACGTGCTCCCGGAGCACGGGCCGGACCTGCTGCCGGAGGAGGGCGATCAGCCGGAACTGAAGGAGTTCGTCCGCCAGTGCCAGGCGCTGTGCATCCACACGCCGGGGTATGGAACCCGCTCCTCGGCCATCCTCGCGCTGACGCCCGGCCGGGTGGCCCACTACCTCGCGTCCGACGTGGCCCCGTGTCAGGGGGCCTTCCGCGACGTCACCGCCCTGGTGTCCTCCCCTCCGCCGGGGACGTCTAGACGTCCGACATCATGA
- a CDS encoding DUF1501 domain-containing protein, producing the protein MKTSRRQFLRATGLLAAAATLPRWLGEANAASVTGYSGYRAAICVNLLGGNDSNNLLVPRLETPHAQYLAARPNIGIKQADLLPINPLGLAVGSYGLHPSLPKLQALFEQERAAVVCNVGPLVLPMNKSDYASGTVERPENLFSHEDQQEAWASGIANPSSVTLPLALIGKSTGWGGRTADKIHGLNTGEYPEVTLFSSGGVLFAEGASRRPLMVAANGALGVKETTDAAFNALQRESLAQVLAIHNGATLAASYGGTFALAQSFASSRTTAREAAWTRLPQATRDAIEALFVPPNAGGGWSLHTQLYQVLRDLVAAATPVAQGGLGLKRQLFSVSLGGFDTHIGQDTTQASLFSQLDFSLDAFYRALMLVQGAFGSNAPQATLFTMSDFSRTFVENSNRGTDHGWGSHAIVLGDRVAGRQLYGTFPNLDLSNNAANNLDTVDEKGRWIPTLSVDQYAHSIAQWMGLSTTAERDYVFPNINDYLASAVARGFPAAAQSASVGFMMSDV; encoded by the coding sequence ATGAAGACCTCACGCCGCCAATTCCTTCGTGCCACGGGCCTGCTCGCGGCCGCCGCCACTCTTCCTCGCTGGTTGGGTGAGGCGAATGCCGCCTCGGTCACGGGTTACTCCGGTTATCGCGCCGCCATCTGTGTCAACCTCCTGGGTGGCAATGACTCCAACAATCTCCTCGTGCCCAGATTGGAGACGCCTCATGCCCAGTACCTGGCGGCACGGCCGAACATTGGCATCAAGCAGGCGGACCTGTTGCCCATCAACCCGCTGGGCCTCGCCGTCGGCTCCTATGGACTGCATCCCTCACTCCCGAAGCTCCAGGCACTCTTCGAGCAGGAGCGGGCCGCCGTGGTGTGCAACGTGGGGCCGCTCGTGCTGCCGATGAACAAGTCGGACTACGCCTCGGGCACGGTGGAGCGGCCGGAGAACCTGTTCTCCCACGAGGATCAGCAGGAGGCCTGGGCGAGCGGCATCGCGAACCCCTCCAGTGTCACTCTCCCCCTGGCGCTCATCGGCAAGTCGACGGGATGGGGTGGCCGGACCGCGGACAAGATCCACGGCCTGAATACCGGAGAGTATCCGGAGGTGACCTTGTTCAGCAGCGGTGGGGTCCTCTTCGCCGAGGGCGCCTCACGGCGTCCGCTGATGGTGGCCGCCAATGGCGCCCTCGGTGTCAAGGAGACGACCGATGCCGCTTTCAACGCCCTCCAGCGGGAATCGCTCGCCCAGGTGCTGGCCATCCACAACGGCGCTACCCTGGCCGCTTCCTATGGCGGGACGTTCGCCCTGGCTCAGTCCTTCGCCAGCTCGCGCACCACCGCGCGGGAGGCCGCCTGGACCCGGCTCCCCCAGGCGACGCGCGACGCCATCGAGGCCCTGTTCGTTCCCCCCAACGCCGGTGGGGGCTGGTCGCTGCACACCCAGCTCTACCAGGTCCTCCGGGATCTCGTGGCGGCGGCGACCCCGGTGGCCCAGGGCGGTCTGGGCCTCAAGCGCCAGCTCTTCTCGGTGTCGCTCGGCGGCTTCGACACCCACATCGGGCAGGACACGACCCAGGCTTCGTTGTTCAGTCAGCTCGACTTCTCGCTCGATGCCTTCTACCGGGCACTCATGCTGGTTCAAGGGGCGTTCGGCTCCAACGCGCCGCAGGCCACGCTCTTCACGATGAGCGACTTCAGCCGCACCTTCGTGGAGAACTCCAACCGGGGAACGGACCATGGCTGGGGCAGCCACGCCATCGTCCTCGGGGATCGCGTCGCCGGACGCCAGCTCTACGGCACCTTCCCCAACCTGGACTTGTCCAACAACGCGGCGAACAACCTCGACACCGTCGACGAGAAGGGGCGCTGGATTCCCACGTTGTCCGTGGACCAGTATGCTCACTCCATCGCGCAGTGGATGGGTTTGTCGACCACCGCGGAGCGCGATTACGTGTTCCCCAACATCAATGACTACCTCGCCTCGGCGGTCGCGAGGGGGTTCCCCGCCGCCGCGCAAAGTGCCTCGGTCGGGTTCATGATGTCGGACGTCTAG
- a CDS encoding DUF1800 domain-containing protein — protein MENAAQAHQVEQAARPLVATTEPDAIRFLEQATFGPRRANGVSPLPLDSVERVMSVGVSQAITEQLAAPRSVFDGTTSTVELGSQFFYNAVMGEDQLRQRVTFALSQILVVSESVIRDNTTTPELEPKLALADYLNLLSANAFGNYRTLLDAVTRNPAMGTYLNMANNLAFDWAGRPLPLNENFAREMLQLFTLGLNKLNEDGTPVLDANGVPIPAYTEAQVQAFARALSGWTYASTAGCPTRGHNNFISYAQPMIACEVNHDSSAQTLLRGAVTTAGASATVHLQEVLDNVFADPNLPPFISMQLIQHLVTSNPSPAYVRRVVAVFKNNGSGVRGDLGAVVRAILEDPEARGDQPPAQLEATYGRLRPPVLFITSLVRGLNGTLDATGSKNPGGRLNTYSRTLGQDVPRPPSVFSYYSPKTPVPGGNGLVGPEFGVLDSATATARANFVYDLIYNNLSSAGIVIDLTTLPVSPNDLVAWLDRYWIHGAMSSELSTALLQAMNDSRAGSNTRKQQLAIYLTSLSPEFQIQR, from the coding sequence ATGGAGAACGCCGCTCAGGCTCATCAGGTGGAGCAGGCCGCTCGTCCGCTCGTGGCCACGACCGAGCCCGACGCCATCCGTTTCCTCGAGCAGGCGACCTTCGGGCCGCGGCGAGCCAATGGGGTGAGCCCGCTGCCCCTCGACAGCGTGGAGAGGGTGATGAGTGTGGGGGTCTCCCAGGCCATCACCGAGCAGCTCGCCGCTCCCCGCTCCGTGTTCGACGGGACGACCTCGACCGTGGAGCTCGGCTCCCAATTCTTTTACAACGCCGTCATGGGCGAGGATCAGCTCCGGCAGCGCGTGACCTTCGCGCTCAGCCAGATCCTCGTCGTCTCGGAAAGTGTCATCCGCGATAACACGACCACTCCCGAGCTGGAGCCCAAGCTGGCGCTGGCGGATTATCTCAACCTGCTCTCCGCGAACGCCTTTGGTAACTACCGCACCCTGCTCGATGCGGTCACCCGCAACCCCGCCATGGGAACCTATCTCAACATGGCGAACAACCTGGCGTTCGACTGGGCTGGCCGGCCCCTTCCGCTGAACGAGAACTTCGCCCGGGAGATGCTCCAACTCTTCACGCTCGGGCTGAACAAGTTGAATGAGGACGGTACCCCCGTGCTCGATGCCAATGGCGTGCCCATCCCCGCGTACACCGAGGCCCAGGTCCAGGCGTTCGCGCGAGCCCTCTCCGGGTGGACCTACGCCAGCACCGCGGGCTGCCCGACCAGGGGCCACAACAACTTCATCAGCTACGCCCAGCCGATGATTGCCTGTGAGGTGAATCACGACTCCTCCGCGCAGACCCTTCTGAGGGGGGCGGTGACGACCGCGGGAGCCAGCGCCACGGTGCACCTCCAGGAGGTGCTCGACAACGTCTTCGCCGACCCGAACCTGCCTCCGTTCATCAGCATGCAGCTCATCCAGCACCTCGTCACCAGCAATCCCAGCCCCGCGTACGTCCGCCGGGTGGTGGCTGTTTTCAAGAACAATGGGAGTGGTGTGCGCGGCGACCTGGGCGCGGTGGTCCGCGCGATCCTCGAGGACCCCGAGGCCCGCGGCGACCAGCCTCCGGCGCAGCTCGAGGCCACCTACGGCCGGCTCCGTCCGCCCGTGCTGTTCATCACCTCACTCGTCCGGGGGTTGAATGGCACGCTCGATGCCACGGGGTCCAAGAACCCGGGAGGCAGGCTCAATACCTATAGCCGCACGCTCGGGCAGGACGTGCCCAGGCCGCCCTCGGTCTTCAGCTACTACTCGCCCAAGACGCCCGTCCCTGGCGGCAACGGGCTCGTTGGCCCCGAGTTCGGCGTCCTGGATAGCGCGACGGCCACCGCTCGCGCCAACTTCGTGTACGACCTCATCTACAACAACCTGTCGAGTGCTGGGATCGTGATCGATCTCACCACGCTGCCCGTGAGTCCAAACGACCTGGTGGCCTGGCTCGACCGGTATTGGATTCATGGCGCGATGTCCTCGGAGCTGAGCACCGCGCTCCTCCAGGCCATGAACGATTCCCGCGCCGGCAGCAACACCCGCAAGCAGCAACTGGCCATCTATCTCACGTCGCTCTCTCCCGAGTTCCAGATCCAGAGGTAA
- a CDS encoding TetR/AcrR family transcriptional regulator, whose amino-acid sequence MSSSKADRGSETRELLLVTAERLFAEHGVEAVSNRQVSEAAGQSNNFAVGYHFGSKEDLVVAIVRRHSESIERRRMDMLARVTGSPDLRDWVSCLVRPTTEHLTSLGNPTWYARFIAQVTTHPTYRKLLVNEAYSSRSLKQGLEGMFQLIPRLPEDVKQERNDMGRLMVVHMCAERERALHEGTAPPHSTWEFTAAGLVDALVGLWLAPVTARR is encoded by the coding sequence GTGAGCTCGAGCAAAGCCGACCGGGGCAGCGAGACACGCGAGTTGCTCCTCGTCACCGCCGAGCGGTTGTTCGCCGAGCACGGCGTGGAGGCCGTCTCCAACCGTCAGGTGAGCGAAGCCGCTGGGCAGTCGAACAACTTCGCGGTCGGCTACCACTTCGGCTCCAAGGAAGACCTCGTGGTGGCGATCGTGCGCCGGCACTCCGAGTCGATCGAGCGGCGGCGTATGGACATGCTCGCGCGGGTCACCGGCTCACCCGACCTGCGCGACTGGGTGTCCTGCCTCGTGCGGCCAACCACCGAGCACCTCACCTCGCTGGGCAACCCCACCTGGTACGCACGGTTCATCGCCCAGGTGACGACCCATCCCACCTATCGAAAGCTCCTGGTCAACGAGGCGTACTCCTCGCGGTCGCTGAAGCAGGGTCTCGAAGGCATGTTCCAGCTCATCCCGCGACTCCCCGAGGACGTGAAGCAGGAGCGCAATGACATGGGTCGGTTGATGGTCGTGCACATGTGCGCCGAGCGGGAACGCGCGCTGCACGAAGGCACCGCCCCGCCCCACTCGACGTGGGAGTTCACCGCCGCCGGACTGGTCGACGCGCTCGTCGGCTTGTGGCTGGCCCCCGTCACCGCCCGGCGGTGA
- a CDS encoding flavin-containing monooxygenase, which yields MTATKKGEVSFSPEALKEKYRIEREKRLRADGSTQYRDLSGVYEDFDRDPYVEPGFTRPAVTEKIDVLIVGGGFGGLLAGARLRQAGVTSLRIIEKGGDFGGTWYWNRYPGAACDVESYIYLPLLEETGYMPTEKYAKAPEIFAHCQRIARQFDLYKGAMFQTLVQTMDWNEDTQRWNVTTDRGDKLAARFVITAGGILHKAKLPGIPGVETFKGHSFHTSRWDYAYTGGGPYGGLNKLADKRVGIIGTGATAVQAIPHLGASARQLYVFQRTPSGIGLRNNQPTDPEWVKTLKPGWQQERIRNFTAIVSGQQMDVDLVRDGWTYIFQDTDSCRAKTAEEAAELRQLADFRKMEEIRARVDAIVKDPVTAEALKPYYYQMCKRPCFHDEYLDTFNRPNVKLVDTEGQGVERITPTGVVVNGKEYEVDCLIYASGFEVTGDYTRRLGFDIRGRGGKSLRESWAHGAATLHGMHGRGYPNLLMLSGTQSGWAINFVHILDEQSQHAAYIIERCLKSGIETIEPSERAQQQWWEVILGSLQKGGVSFGGSECTPGYYNNEGAKADPNDVRNAPYGGGTLGFIDILRDWRKGDDLAGLEVTRGTASPTP from the coding sequence ATGACTGCGACGAAGAAGGGCGAGGTCTCCTTTTCCCCGGAGGCGTTGAAGGAAAAGTACCGGATCGAGCGCGAGAAGCGGCTGCGTGCTGACGGCAGCACCCAGTACCGCGACCTCAGCGGCGTCTACGAGGACTTCGACAGGGATCCCTATGTCGAGCCCGGCTTCACCCGTCCGGCGGTGACCGAGAAGATCGACGTGCTGATCGTCGGCGGTGGCTTTGGCGGTCTGTTGGCGGGGGCGCGGCTGCGCCAGGCGGGGGTCACCTCCCTCCGCATCATCGAGAAGGGCGGCGACTTCGGCGGCACCTGGTACTGGAACCGCTATCCGGGCGCCGCCTGCGACGTGGAGTCCTATATCTACCTGCCGCTGCTCGAAGAGACCGGCTACATGCCGACGGAGAAGTACGCCAAGGCACCGGAGATCTTCGCCCACTGCCAGCGCATTGCCCGGCAGTTCGACCTCTACAAGGGGGCGATGTTCCAGACCCTGGTCCAGACGATGGATTGGAACGAGGACACCCAGCGCTGGAACGTCACGACGGATCGGGGCGACAAGCTCGCGGCGCGGTTCGTCATCACCGCCGGTGGCATCCTCCACAAGGCGAAGCTGCCCGGCATCCCGGGAGTCGAGACCTTCAAGGGCCACAGCTTCCACACGAGCCGGTGGGACTATGCCTATACCGGCGGCGGCCCCTACGGCGGCCTGAACAAGCTGGCTGACAAGCGCGTGGGCATCATCGGCACGGGCGCGACCGCGGTCCAGGCGATCCCCCACCTCGGAGCCTCGGCCAGACAGTTGTACGTCTTCCAGCGCACGCCCTCGGGCATCGGCTTGCGCAACAACCAGCCGACCGATCCGGAATGGGTGAAGACGCTCAAGCCCGGCTGGCAGCAGGAGCGCATCCGCAACTTCACCGCGATCGTCTCCGGCCAGCAGATGGATGTCGACCTGGTGAGGGACGGTTGGACCTACATCTTCCAGGACACCGATAGCTGCCGCGCGAAGACCGCCGAGGAGGCCGCCGAACTCCGCCAACTGGCGGACTTCCGCAAGATGGAGGAGATCCGCGCGCGGGTGGATGCCATCGTCAAGGATCCGGTGACGGCCGAGGCGCTCAAGCCCTACTACTACCAGATGTGCAAGCGGCCCTGCTTCCACGACGAGTACCTGGACACGTTCAACCGCCCCAACGTCAAGCTCGTGGATACCGAGGGCCAGGGCGTGGAGCGGATTACCCCCACCGGCGTGGTGGTGAACGGCAAGGAATACGAGGTCGACTGCCTCATCTACGCCTCGGGCTTCGAGGTCACGGGCGATTACACCCGCCGGCTGGGCTTCGACATCCGCGGGCGCGGCGGCAAGTCCCTGCGCGAGAGCTGGGCCCATGGCGCGGCGACGCTGCACGGCATGCACGGCCGTGGCTATCCCAACCTCCTGATGCTCAGCGGAACCCAGAGCGGATGGGCGATCAACTTCGTCCACATCCTCGACGAGCAGTCCCAACACGCCGCCTACATCATCGAGCGATGCCTGAAGAGTGGCATCGAGACGATCGAGCCCTCGGAGCGGGCGCAGCAGCAGTGGTGGGAGGTGATCCTCGGCAGCCTCCAGAAGGGCGGTGTCTCCTTCGGCGGTTCCGAATGCACGCCCGGCTACTACAACAACGAGGGAGCCAAGGCCGACCCGAACGATGTGCGCAACGCCCCTTACGGGGGAGGCACGCTCGGGTTCATCGACATCCTGCGCGACTGGCGCAAGGGCGATGACCTCGCGGGCCTGGAAGTCACGCGGGGAACGGCGTCACCCACTCCCTGA
- a CDS encoding Coq4 family protein, whose amino-acid sequence MQANPTIDPKTLILPENASLFTRLSLSLKLLKLVKGDEGNPVYGQTLNACLDYNVYASLIQKLHRSEDGRRLLSQRPSLQSKDLDLDALGRLPEGTLGHEFARYFRDNKISPFATTLELKNDLDYISKRYRETHDLLHLVTGYGTDVIGEIELQAYVLGNLGIRTAMLIVLLGTFQQIKDRQSGVVHSEYVKRIWAAYRRGRASPLFLDFWFENHWESPVTKVSARLCAPAKLMN is encoded by the coding sequence ATGCAAGCCAATCCCACGATTGATCCCAAGACCCTGATCCTGCCCGAAAACGCCTCCCTGTTCACCCGCCTGAGCTTGTCGCTCAAGCTCCTGAAACTGGTCAAGGGCGACGAAGGCAATCCCGTCTACGGGCAGACGCTCAATGCCTGCCTGGACTACAACGTCTACGCCTCGCTCATCCAGAAACTCCACCGCAGTGAGGATGGGCGCCGCCTGCTGTCCCAGCGCCCTTCCCTGCAATCCAAGGATCTGGACCTGGACGCGCTCGGGCGCCTGCCGGAAGGAACGCTCGGCCATGAGTTCGCGCGCTACTTCCGCGACAACAAGATCTCGCCCTTCGCGACGACGCTCGAGCTCAAGAACGACCTCGACTACATCTCCAAGCGCTACCGTGAGACGCATGACCTGTTGCACCTGGTGACGGGCTACGGCACGGACGTGATCGGCGAGATAGAGCTGCAGGCGTACGTCCTGGGCAACCTGGGGATCCGGACCGCGATGCTCATCGTGCTGCTCGGCACGTTCCAACAAATCAAGGACCGGCAGTCCGGCGTCGTTCACTCAGAATATGTGAAACGGATCTGGGCCGCGTACCGCCGTGGCCGTGCGTCCCCGCTGTTCCTCGACTTCTGGTTCGAGAACCACTGGGAGTCCCCCGTGACCAAGGTGAGCGCGCGGCTGTGCGCCCCCGCGAAGCTGATGAACTGA
- a CDS encoding 2Fe-2S iron-sulfur cluster-binding protein, with protein MAKIKFIEADGKEHQVEAQEGQSVMQAAMSNLVPGIVAECGGFANCATCHGYVDEAWQSKIPPPDAAEEGMIACAFHVQPNSRLTCQIKVTPALDGLVVRLPVSQTE; from the coding sequence ATGGCGAAGATCAAATTCATCGAGGCGGATGGCAAGGAGCACCAGGTCGAGGCGCAGGAGGGACAGTCCGTCATGCAGGCGGCGATGAGCAACCTCGTGCCAGGAATCGTCGCGGAGTGCGGAGGCTTCGCCAACTGCGCGACCTGCCACGGTTACGTCGATGAGGCCTGGCAGTCGAAGATCCCCCCGCCCGATGCGGCGGAAGAGGGAATGATCGCGTGCGCCTTCCACGTGCAACCCAACAGCCGGCTGACCTGTCAGATCAAGGTGACGCCCGCGCTGGATGGACTCGTGGTCCGTCTTCCCGTCTCGCAGACGGAGTAG
- a CDS encoding cytochrome P450: protein MSAFSGQKLDKIPAHVPPELVYEYDNARDPRLLEDPHARMRSLILEAPPIFFTPYNGGNWVVTRKKAIVDITMNPEVYSNAFLVSGHQSEEHSGEHKDSQPGLMMLPISADPPRHTAYRTPLNQPLSAKSVAGLETAIRTMTNELIDKVLAAGRCDFLSDIAEPLPVTLFMKLAGMPTNRLAEFRELATQATSATVDHASREATFKRIAGILAETIKARQEKREDDLISHLLDANIDGRNPTFQEMLGYSIALFLGGLETVVNALSFGVRHLARDQELQARLRADPSLLPGAIEELLRLYGIASTVRRVMRDEVCHGVQFKQGDTVSLLLPAANYDDEAFPNPEQFILGRKEQHQTFNTGPHRCVGLNLARLEMKVFYQEWLKRVPPFRLDPEKKPQFVGGFNLAISSLPLVWS from the coding sequence ATGAGCGCCTTTAGTGGACAGAAATTGGACAAGATTCCCGCGCACGTCCCGCCGGAGCTGGTCTACGAATACGACAACGCCAGGGATCCGCGGCTGCTCGAGGATCCGCACGCCCGGATGCGCTCGCTCATCCTCGAGGCTCCGCCCATCTTCTTCACCCCGTATAACGGTGGCAACTGGGTGGTCACCCGGAAGAAGGCGATCGTGGACATCACGATGAATCCGGAGGTCTACAGCAACGCCTTCCTCGTCTCGGGGCACCAGTCGGAGGAACACTCGGGGGAACACAAGGACTCGCAGCCGGGCCTGATGATGCTGCCCATCTCGGCGGATCCGCCGCGGCACACCGCGTACCGGACGCCGCTCAACCAGCCGCTGTCGGCCAAATCCGTTGCCGGACTCGAGACGGCGATCCGGACCATGACGAACGAGCTCATCGACAAGGTGCTCGCCGCGGGCCGCTGCGACTTCCTCTCGGACATCGCCGAGCCGCTGCCCGTCACGTTGTTCATGAAGCTGGCGGGCATGCCCACCAACCGCCTGGCCGAGTTCCGTGAGCTGGCCACGCAGGCGACGTCCGCCACGGTGGATCACGCGAGCCGCGAGGCGACCTTCAAACGCATCGCGGGGATCCTGGCGGAGACCATCAAGGCCCGGCAGGAGAAGCGAGAGGATGATCTGATCAGCCATCTGCTCGACGCGAACATCGACGGCCGCAACCCCACGTTCCAGGAGATGCTGGGCTACAGCATCGCCCTGTTCCTCGGAGGGTTGGAGACCGTGGTGAATGCCTTGAGCTTCGGCGTCCGGCACCTGGCGCGCGATCAAGAGTTGCAGGCGAGGCTCCGGGCCGACCCCAGCCTCCTGCCCGGCGCCATCGAGGAGTTGCTGCGGCTCTATGGCATCGCGTCCACGGTCCGCCGGGTGATGCGTGACGAGGTCTGCCATGGCGTCCAGTTCAAGCAGGGTGACACGGTATCGTTGCTCCTGCCCGCGGCCAACTACGACGACGAGGCGTTCCCCAACCCCGAGCAGTTCATCCTGGGCCGGAAGGAGCAGCACCAGACGTTCAACACGGGTCCGCACCGGTGCGTGGGGCTGAATCTGGCCCGCCTGGAGATGAAGGTGTTCTACCAGGAGTGGTTGAAGCGCGTCCCGCCGTTCCGGCTGGACCCCGAGAAGAAGCCCCAGTTCGTGGGTGGCTTCAACCTGGCGATCTCGAGCCTGCCGCTGGTCTGGTCATAG
- a CDS encoding DHA2 family efflux MFS transporter permease subunit, whose protein sequence is MFALFAGSFMSVLSSSTITIAIPELQRHFGAELSLLQWTLTGFMLAMGTSAPLTGYLGGRFSFKWVYVASLVGFTLASVLCGLAWDTGSLVAFRFLQGAFCGAILPVTMTLIYQLVPRERQALAASLWSLAASLAPAFGPTFAGWLITLGNWRWLFFINVPLGLVAVGLAVRTIPFYRLQAPKGFDLPGLLTVITGTLSLLIALSQGRDWGWTQARTVSLFVLGTVSLIVFVVRELRTSAPLLDLRVLTNGRYLVTLLISSIITISLYSGAFLVPVFLQKVQGVTPLETGLILLPASLAMALLMPLVGRLYGPLGPSTLMTAGVLLIAGGTYALSRLTPETPHAYMLVWMLVRNVGISLSMMPASNAGMEQIPRELSGHASSISNWLRNVFGAFSIAIFTSLLSTFTTREAEVLVRQGMTERRHLELFSFVAGINDVYLVATVVALAAVPLSLGIRKRPEVLKTPVEA, encoded by the coding sequence ATGTTCGCCCTGTTCGCCGGGTCGTTCATGTCCGTGCTGAGCTCCAGTACGATCACCATCGCCATCCCCGAGCTGCAGAGGCATTTCGGTGCCGAACTCTCCCTGCTGCAGTGGACGCTGACGGGCTTCATGCTCGCCATGGGCACGAGTGCGCCGCTCACCGGCTACCTGGGAGGACGCTTCAGCTTCAAATGGGTGTACGTGGCCAGCCTGGTGGGCTTCACCCTGGCATCCGTGCTGTGTGGGTTGGCCTGGGACACGGGCTCGCTCGTGGCCTTCCGGTTCCTACAGGGTGCGTTCTGCGGCGCCATCCTGCCCGTGACCATGACGCTCATCTACCAGCTCGTTCCACGGGAACGGCAGGCGCTGGCCGCCAGCCTCTGGAGCCTGGCGGCCAGCCTCGCCCCCGCGTTCGGGCCGACCTTCGCGGGCTGGTTGATCACCCTGGGTAACTGGCGGTGGTTGTTCTTCATCAACGTTCCGCTCGGCCTCGTCGCCGTGGGCCTGGCCGTGCGGACCATTCCCTTCTACCGCCTGCAGGCTCCCAAGGGGTTCGATCTCCCCGGACTGCTCACCGTCATCACCGGCACCCTGTCGCTCCTGATCGCCCTGAGCCAGGGGAGGGACTGGGGCTGGACACAGGCGAGGACCGTGTCCCTGTTCGTGCTCGGGACGGTGTCACTGATCGTCTTCGTCGTCAGGGAGTTGAGGACGAGCGCTCCGCTGCTCGATCTGCGTGTGCTCACGAACGGCCGCTATCTGGTGACGCTCCTCATCTCGAGCATCATCACGATCAGCCTGTATTCGGGCGCGTTCCTCGTGCCCGTGTTCCTGCAGAAGGTCCAGGGCGTGACGCCGCTGGAGACCGGATTGATCCTCCTTCCAGCCTCCCTGGCCATGGCGCTCCTGATGCCCCTGGTCGGGCGCCTGTATGGCCCGCTCGGGCCGAGCACGCTCATGACGGCCGGAGTCCTGCTGATCGCGGGAGGCACGTATGCCTTGAGCCGGTTGACTCCGGAGACTCCACACGCCTACATGTTGGTGTGGATGCTGGTGCGCAACGTGGGAATCTCGCTCTCCATGATGCCGGCCAGCAACGCGGGCATGGAGCAGATTCCACGCGAGTTGAGTGGCCACGCCTCCTCCATCAGCAACTGGTTGCGAAACGTGTTCGGGGCGTTCTCGATTGCCATCTTCACGTCGCTCCTGTCCACCTTCACCACCCGGGAGGCGGAGGTACTCGTACGGCAGGGAATGACGGAGCGCCGTCACCTCGAATTGTTCTCGTTCGTGGCGGGCATCAACGACGTCTACCTGGTGGCCACGGTCGTCGCACTGGCGGCCGTGCCGCTCAGCCTGGGAATCCGCAAGCGGCCAGAAGTGCTCAAGACCCCCGTGGAAGCCTGA
- a CDS encoding YdcF family protein: protein MSTLTMQHARRLWEYMSSFKTRAPCDVAVVCCSYDLRVCDYACELLESGLARQLVLSGNTGNWTRHLWSEPEAQVFLARARAAGVAESSVILEERATHFGENISFSRQLVPHARTVTFVTKPNSVLRVLLTAAVRWPGIEVQVDCPAINFPEEVSNIVGVLGVIDEMVGDVHRIIEYPKLGFQGEHVLPRDILDSWQYLLGQGFRNHLIPNRPVDTDKL from the coding sequence ATGTCGACATTGACGATGCAGCACGCACGGCGGCTCTGGGAGTACATGTCCTCGTTCAAGACGAGGGCACCATGTGACGTCGCGGTGGTTTGTTGCTCGTACGATCTCCGCGTGTGCGACTACGCCTGTGAACTCCTCGAGAGTGGGTTGGCCAGGCAGTTGGTGCTCAGCGGCAACACCGGCAACTGGACGCGGCACCTGTGGAGCGAACCGGAGGCCCAGGTCTTCCTGGCCCGGGCCCGGGCGGCGGGGGTCGCCGAGTCCTCGGTCATCCTCGAGGAGCGCGCGACCCACTTCGGGGAGAACATCTCGTTCTCGCGGCAACTGGTACCGCACGCCAGGACGGTGACGTTCGTCACGAAACCCAACTCCGTCCTGCGGGTGCTCCTGACGGCCGCCGTCCGCTGGCCGGGCATCGAGGTCCAGGTGGACTGTCCAGCGATCAACTTTCCCGAGGAGGTGTCGAACATCGTGGGAGTCTTGGGGGTGATCGACGAGATGGTCGGAGATGTCCATCGGATCATCGAGTATCCGAAGCTGGGCTTCCAGGGCGAGCATGTCCTACCTCGAGACATCCTCGATTCCTGGCAGTACCTGCTCGGGCAGGGGTTCAGGAACCACCTGATTCCCAATCGGCCAGTCGACACGGACAAGCTGTGA